In the Aptenodytes patagonicus chromosome 5, bAptPat1.pri.cur, whole genome shotgun sequence genome, TAAACAAGGCACAGTTTATTGGGAGAGGCAATACCTTTTATTAATAAAGCTGATATGgctggaaaaataaagatgattttgGGCACGTGAAGCCTTCCTGAGGTCATGTGCCCAAAGTTGGTCTGGTTTTAGTTCAGATGGTCACATACACCATCTGAACTAATAACACAGATTACGTTTCTCCCCAGTTCTTGCCTTGCTTATAGGAAAATACCTCTTTGATGCTAGTAGATTATTACTGCAAAACGTTTAACTTGTTCTGTTGAAAGCATGgtccaaaacaacagaaaattgaTGTAAATCGTCGTTTCTTCTTTGCACAGCTTCAGGCAGGGGGTACAGTTTTAATTTACAGTGATTTTGTAACACTGCTTGAGACTGACATCAGCAGAGGGGATGACCAGCTATTTCCTCCgctgttattttctttcattcagctttcctctcactctccctcctttcccctgggCTGCCAAGCACTAGCAGATCAGGTGGAGCAGGCACAAATGACAGCACAACAAGCACTGGCAAGAACGTACACGGGCAATTTCTCTCTACCCAAGGACTTCTTCAGCTGGTATATTTTTCCCCTGCAAAGGGAACATAGCGCATCTATAAATCTACCTGTAGAGCAAGCCTAGTACTGAGTTCAGACTGGACAGACTTAACAAAACTTCTGTATTATTGTGACAGCGGTGAGTTTCTTGTTCCTGGCCCCTGCTAATTTCACCTTGGGGCTGCACTGGAATTGCGTTCCAGGAGGAAATCTGCTTTGTGGGGTCTGCAGCTGTACAGCTCTCTGCAACTTCCACGCTGCACTAATCCCCCAGAAAAAGACGGCAACAGCCAAGATCATTGTTATTCAGTCCACACCCGCCAACAGCACACTCAAGAGAACACAGCCCCAGCAGAGGTACGGTGCCCGCCCTTCCCTGCATTAAGCTTCCCAGATGGAGTGAGGCAGGCTGATACAGTAAGAGTGGATCTGACCTCCTTCTCTACACATTTCACTTGCTGCACTTTAGAGAGGAGACAAGAAGAGAAGCCTGATCAACAGGATTCACATGCCAAACATCCATAATAGTATGACAAGTCTCCAGTTGATTAGTGCCCCAGAGAGACCTGAATTGAGAGACTGGGGTGGTCTTTTCACGGCCTATTTGAAAGAATTTCTTGGCAATGGTTCCAGCAATGGACTTTATTCAGCACTGTTGGCTAGAAAACTTGTTGGAGTCTTTAGACAATCTTATAACCCTTTCACTTCACGGCctaatttaaaacatttgtgTGTATGTGGTGACTggcaataaaatacagaaaaatctcagACTAGAGGAAGTATAGGCTTTGTGGGTTCCTCCCTAGGACCCACCCATCACTGACACATCTGGGATACAAAAAGTATGAATGACAGCGTGGGTCATCTTTCAGCAGTGTCATACACCGTGAACCCATGGCAAATTAGCTCTATAATTCCTAGAGAAATAGACATTTACCTTAGATAAACAGCATGGCCAAAGTGAAAGCGGCTGTTTAGAAGGGGATGTGAATGTTTATGCTACTAGATTTACAACTGGGTACTTACAGTGAACAGCTGTTAaagaatatattgaaaaaaaattggaattacTCAGCCAGGTCTTTGCTATTTTTATGTAACTTTATTGCTGTTTGGCTGGCAGCTAACCAGCTTAACATCAGAGTTGATTCCCTATCTGCTTATTGTTTAAATTGTATTTGATTCAAATATCTGTCACTTCTAGTTTCACTATATCTCAGAAGTGAAGATTTTTGAGCTGGAAAACAAGTATTTCAAGATGAAACCATCTCCTCCAACACCAAACCAAACCTTCTTGCACAAAGCTACTTAATTGCCAACATTTCAAGAATATTTATTTGATAAACGTACTATTTTCTTGGACAAATCTAAACAGCTACATTTGCAAATTATGTACAGTCTTACATAGGTGAGCAAGTGCTTATTCTTTGATTGATGCTGTCTCTAATTAACGTAAAAGTCAGCTTTTTTATCTATGTGACAGATATTCTATTAACCGGCAAGAAAATTTAGCATGAATAAGCATTGGAACAAAAAGGATTAATATAGTTAAATTTTGCCTGTAGCACTTTTAACTATAGAAGAATTAATGCTGAAAGAACCGTAATGACCTGAGAGTTCAAGGACATTTTGTTTCCAGAGCATAATTATTGTAGCAATGCCAGCCATGGTAATGGATCACTTAGCATTgtgcaattttttctttgaacTAAATCCTTCATGTAacataaaacagcaaaagagaaaaagcgTTACCTAGGCCTGTGCCAAGTCAAAATGCCTGCTGAACCTGTAGACTCTGGCAATTAGGGTAGATGTAGATGCTTTGTAGACTGCCAAGAACCCATACAGTACTCAACACTGTAAATAATATCAGcaacaaatgaataaaaaatcaGGTACttatctagagaaaaaaaaccaaaacccaacgccacagaagaaataaatggcACGGTCAAAGACGTTGAATTTACTTCTTAAAGTGCAATGGGGAGAAAATTATGACTGGGCCAACGTCCATGCTGTAAGGCAGAGGTGAAGCTTCTGCTTTCTTTGTGGGAAGACTGGATGCCAACTTTGAGTTCTGCCGATGGAAGTAATTATGCccagaatatttttgtttgtccATAATTCTTCGCTCATTTACATCTAAGGACAGGCACTACGTTTTTAAATGGGAATAAATGGCTTCTACTAGCAATTCAACTTTCTGCATTTGAACCATCTCCCAAGTATCTGCAGAAAtataaaatctcagaaaaaaaaattaggtatgTTGAGTATCTGCATGAATTTTTCCATGCCAGGGAACAGGTATGGAAAATTCTGGTCCTTGGCAATCTAGTCATTACAGACTGAAAAACACCTGAATCCCACTACAGTACAGTGGTAACTAAGCAAGTCACAGGCCTGTTCCACGGAACAGTTTCCTAGCTTGGTTACACTCACTGGCAAAATAGTTCTCATCAAGGttgcattttccttctgtatttcacTCATGAAAACTCATAAAGCACATAGGTTTTCACTTCCAACCTGAAGATATTTGCTGTGGAAACAGCAAGACCCAAGAAGCCAGATACCTGGCCAAATGATGTTTTTATGAACTTGGTATTCAGATGAGTGAAATGTAAGGCTCAGCTTAAAAATTATGGTGCGTTGCTCTCAAAACTTTTTCCatccaaaatcaaaataacagcaaaacttatttttactgtttatgtACCGCTTAACTATGACTATAGAAATGATAGTCGGGCAACCACAAGCAACATCCTAAAAGAGCAGCTGCCCCAAAGGTAAGTAGATTTTTGccttcagcacaagaaaaacacAGTAATGTTGATTGCTCTATTATTACTTATTGATGCCATCGTTTCACCTCAGAATAACTGAAAGAACtgatactatttaaaatatttgaaatattaaaatataatttgattttaatgtaCTATTACAGTGAAAATATGAAGCTAAATAATTAGAGACCAATTAAAATGCAAGAGGGCTGTGAGTACAGACAGTGTAGCAAGAGTCGGGAGCCAACAAGTGCTttgaacattttcagtatttttattgaaaaacgCAACACCTGAAAGTCACACAGTGTTTTTTATGCTAAGTGACAATCAGTGTCAATTCACAAATCACACTCGTAAATACAGAACACACGCCGTGGAATAAAGTTTAATTCTGCATTAACATAATACTTCTTCTTTAAAGCTCTCAGaaaaacaaactcattttcagGGCCATGTTGTCACTAGCAATTAGTACCCTTATATATAATtaacagaaaatactaaaaatgtaagAATATACGTAAAGATGTATTacttatatataatatacataattaacagattatattaaaaatataattaacataAAGATGAACGTCTTCCCATACGCTGATGAACTGCACCCCCAGGCGGATATTCGCCCGagggcgggggggcgcggggcacCGGCGGGCCTGCGGGGGGCAccggcggggggggcgcggggcacCGGCGGGCCTGCGGGGGGCAccggcggggggggcgcggggcacCGGCGGGCCTGCtgtcccgccgccccccggcaaGCACGGAAACTCTGAATTTCACAGGCTCTAAAAGGCAAATGCGAAATACTGTTGCTGAGGAAAGCTACTGGCAGAGGGAAATCCCGAGGCACTGGTAACGGACCGCTCTTTAAGCTCACTATCCCTTGCTTTTACGCGGCGTTTTTAAGCACGGGGGTGAATTTCGGCGCGCGTTCTCCTGCGGCCGCCTTGCGCGGGCGCGGGGCCCACGCCACCCCGGGCCCTCGGCGCGGCCCGCCGCCAACGGCTGCCCCGCAGCGGCCGCGCCAGACAAACTCGTCTCGCCGCCCGCCCTGAAGCTCAGCGGAGGCCGCGGGTGCCGGGCGCCCAGAGGCGCCCGTCACGGACGCGAGCGGCTCCCTCCTCGCAGCCGCGCCACGGTCCCCGGCTCACGGCGATTTCCCGGCGCGGCGCCGCGCCgcaggccgccgccgccgtcccccctgcccccgccgTGCCTGGCGGCCGCGCCCCAACGGCCCAGGGGCAGGAGGCGGACGGGGACCTGCCGAGgggcccccggcggggcggggccgccgcccccggctgcccggccgccccggcggcgAGACCCGGGCCCGCCCTGCCGCGCTCGCGCATGCTCAGAAGCGACGCCgtcacccaccccccccccgcctcacgCCGGCGCACGGAGCGAGGCTGCGCGCGGCGCCGGGACCCGGAAGCGGCGGAAGCGGTTTGGGGCGCGGAGTGCAGCGGCGTTTAGCGGCCGAGCGGGCCGCGGGGAGCGCCCGGCGCCGCGCAGGTGCGCcaggccgccccgccggggcagcGGGTGGAGAGGGGACGGGACGagaggggacgggacggggggggtggcggcggcggccgcggctaTCTTATGTCCCGCtcggcaggggcggggggggccctcGCGGCCGCCCCGGTGAGACGGGCGGGTCCGGGGCGCCCTCTTTGCCCCCAGCCCGAAGCCgtggcgcccccccccccccccccccccgccccgggccggcccccggCTCCGCGGCGGACCTGCCGGCGCAGGGACAAAGGCGCCGGCCGCGGGCCGGGACGAGGGAGGCGGGAGCCCGGCCGCGGGCTTGACACTTGGCGGTGACAGGCGCGGGGAgagggccgcgccgggcggccccgccgccctggcAGGCGCCGGGCGGGTCTCCGGGCTGGCCCGAGGGGACGCGCGCCCGGCGGGAAAAGCAGAAGGGTTGGCTTTGCCGTGTTGGGAGTTAAACGGAAAGCGAATGCGCTTCGGTGTAATAACGCCAACAGCAACAGCCTGCGCCCGTCCCGGAGTATTTCACAGGCTGGCTGCGTCCGGGAGACGAGCAAAACCAGCCTCAGCCGCCGCTTGAGGTCTGATAGTAGGCGGTGTCGGTGCACTTGCTCCGAGTAGCGTCATGCCACGGTCTGGAATGGGAAGTGAGGAGATTTTAGTAATTTAATAAAAGCTTAAGGTATGAAGGGTAGATAAAACTAAGAGTGAAATAcagaaagcattaataaaaaagGGGAGTTACCGTTAAGTGCTAAGAGCAATTTTTATCATCATTCTTTTGCAGATTATGAAGTTACTGTTACGTATTATCTCAAGGTCTGGAGCTGAACCAAGTCTTCACGAGAATTTTTTGCCAATCACCTATGAAGCTCCTGATTTTAAAGTTGCACTTCTGCAATGAAGAAAAGGAGACGGCTCGCTGCAAATCTAAACGAAAAGGTTCATCTTGGCCATGAGAAAGATACTGCAGAACAGATTCTTGTAGTAGACTGTGCACAAGAAATTGTCTCAAAGTCTGCGGAAATACCTCCGGCAGATCAGCTTGAATCTTCCCAAGAACTTTCACCGTCATCAGAGCAAAGAAAGCTCCTAAGCTCATTGCAGTATAACAAAAATCTACTTAAATACTTAAATGACGATAGACACAAACATCCATCATTTTGTGATTTACTCATAATTGTAGAAGGAAAAGAATTTAGTGCTCACAAAGTTGTAGTGGCTGTTGGGAGTAGTTATTTTCATGCCTGTTTGAGCAAAAATCCAAGCACTGATGTCGTCACGTTAGATCATGTAACTCATTCTGTCTTTCAGCATTTGCTTGAGTTTCTCTACACCTCTGAgttttttgtatataaaaatgaaattccGTTAGTGCTGGAAGCAGCAAAATTTTTAGATATCATAGATGCAGTGAAGTTACTAAATAACGAAAGTGTTTCTAACGTACAGACTGATGTGGTAACTGATGCACCTAGACCAGTAGAAACACTCAATGAACTGACAGGTAAACTATTAAATAGTCATCAGTGCACTTTTTGTGGTCGAAGTTTCTGTTACAAGAAGTCCTTAGAAAATCATTTGGCTAAAGCCCACAGATCTCtttcactggaaagaaaacatgggTTAAAAATGGTTGAGAAGGCCGACTTTTCCACTAGACGTTCTACAAGAAACCGTAAATGTCCAGCTAAATTTGATAACAGTGACAATGAAAGTGGTGATGCATCTGACAGCAATTTGGAAAAAGTCAGTTCTGACAAGGAAACATCTGATAGAAGCGAATTTGAAGACAGTGAAAGTGAATGCAATGCTGATGAAGAGGGACAGGAAGAGGAAATGTCAGGTGAAGATTCGGAGTCTGAAGaacaaagtgaaaaagaacagaatgatACTGAAGAGGGTTCTGAGGCAGTTGATTCAGTGGGAAATATTCCTGAAGGCTTAGCTCCAGTCATCATTCAAAGCAGTAGCAAAAAACTACTGCAGTGTCCCAAGTGTGACAAAAAATTTGATCGAATAGGTAAGAGCAAGTTAGGTTGACCTCTTTCCTTTTTACCATATGGTGGTGCTATTTGTATGGGACATAAACTGAGCTTTTTCTCTGTCCTAGAGAGTGAAGATCAGAGTTTCTGGATCGTCTCACTGATCCAGTATGCTGCtaatttttctgaatgtattaGGTTGTTATGTCTGTGGTGCTAAACAGTTTCAATAAATGAACTGAGTGCATTATTTGAAAAACCTGCAAATACTAAATCTGTTTCACTGCTCTGGATTCTGGTTGTTAGCATGGTATGTAAAAGCTTCGTTGAAAAAGGAGGGAGATATAGCAAGATATTAAACGATAGATTGCATGAAGTCTGAAACTTGTACTGTATTTTCTGCCAAATTAAGTAACAAAGCTGTCATTATTGCTGAAGTAAAACAGCACCATTGTCAAACAGCCCGAAATTCTTCTATTCTACGTGATGTGTAGATGCTTAGGACCTAGTCACTCTGACTTCTAGCTTGATTTTCCTGGTCTGTAGTTAACACCAAGTAATACTTCGTCAGCGTAATCTGTTCTGTTAGGATCGTTTATGTTAGAGTCAAATCTAGGTGTATAGTTACTCAGGATATCAGAAGAGTCAAAATTCCAGCTTTCCTGTCTTCCTTTCCCCACATTAAAAGTAAATTACTACTGTACTCCAGAATTTTGGTGTTCTTTCAGCTGGAATAAATGTTGAATTATGGTCTCATGAGGCATTGACTTCCTTTCAATCACGGGAATTAGGAAAGAAACAGCTCCTCATAGTGTTAggcttttttttggtgtttttataATAGACACATTGTGtctttaataattttgaaattttaggAGTTTATGAAAATGGGgtggggctggtgtgtgtgttaATTCCTACTCACACACAGTGTGCCTAACTTGCTGAGGTGAAATGAATTTTTCAAGGTCACAAATTATATCATAGAAGCTATTTAACATTAAGAATGCGGGACTTAACTGTACTTGTAAAGCCGTATCTTAAAGCAACATAGGAAATTTTCTGAATTTGAGAGCTTTGTTGTTAATATTGAAAGGCTACTCTGCAGAAATAAATGGCTTGTGAGTATTTAGGGTTGTAATGGTACATTTTGGGTTTGCACACATTGGAAGGCCTTTTCTCTTTGCACTTTCATGACTTAGAATACTAGTTTTGTGCTCAAAATATACATGAGAAATAGCATTAAAACAAGTGATACTTAAAGTATTTCTTTATAAGCTTGTATTACTGTAGACAATtgacttgtattttaaaataatgagctacagtactttttttctttaactcccTGAAGTATGATGCAtattctacaaagaaaaaaatttatctAGTACAAAGCAGAGAGCCTGCTATTGACTTTAGGTAGGTAGATAGATCCTCAGGGTAGGACTGAATTCTGTCCTCAGAAAAAAACTGGCAAACAGAAGAGAGAATACAAGCAGTGTGAAAGAAATGGGAGAGTAGTATTTTGTTTATGGTAATATCTGGGGTCCCAAATATCGATAATTTGCAAGGTTCTGTATCATTCCTTCAGTGTTTTGTTATTTGAAAGTACCTTAAAAATACCAGTTTGTTGCAAGGCTGTTCCCTGTTCTGAAAAGGTGCTTCACAATCAGTGTAATGAAAGAGTAGTAGTACAACTTTCAGTGCTTAAGAACAGAGTATGCTGTACGGTTGAACAAGAGGCACTTGTGACCCTCGCACAGATTTAACAGTAATACAGACCCCTTTTATTTTTACTCCTTATCTTAAAAATAGTTAAGATGGAAGTGTGTGGAGGAACCTTGGATCAAACGCATATGTGATCACTGTGCGGTTTTCAGTGGTCACATGAGGTAGACTCAGTGAATAGTAGAAATCTTCAGATGTGTGTGGAAGGCACTTAGATCTTGACCATATTTGAGAGAGATATTATAGAACAAACCCCAAATGTGTATATTGTAGGTGATACCTGTTACAGTTTatgctaacagattttttttgttgttgtatagGCAAATATGAGAGCCATACACGTGTACACACGGGTGAGAAGCCTTTTGAGTGTGATATATGTCATCAGCGCTATTCAACAAAGTCCAACCTGACAGTGCACAGAAAGAAACACTCTAGTGATGCTGACTTTCATAAAAAGGAACACAAATGTCCCTACTGCAATAAGCTGCATGCAAGCAAAAAGACTTTAGCGAAGCACGTGAAGAGGCAAGTATGAGCAAATTTGTCTCGCATTTCTGAAgaattgtttttttcagttcaaaagcGAAGATAAATGTATGTATGCACACAACATATTCTGCATTATTTCTATAGCTGTTTTTCAAATAAGTATCTTTTCAAAGGACATGGGGATTAACAGTATCAACTAACCTGCCGTCAGGAGTGCATAGGGACTGACTAAATAGCAGTAGCAGTTCTGTGGGAGTTCTACCATAGGTGTTTACTATAAAATTTTAGAATGCTCAGATTAGCTAGCACAGTCAGTCAAAACACAACAGTCTTAATAATTACCTGTGTTGCTTTTAATTTGGAGGAAGAGTACAATACCTTCTTTGGTTTTAGATGTTTATGCTATACTGTTGATGATAATAGATGGATAAACCATTTCCATGCAGATTCTTTTAGGTGAATAATTTGTTTATGACAGGTCTAATTATAAGGTATTATTATTtacatactgctttttttccctttctttataaATATCCATAAAGCATTATAATTAAAACTGTCCTCTGTCTTACCAATTGTCATATGAGATTCTACAGGAGTCTATAGTCAACACTGCTTTCCAGTTACTTGCGCCTTTAGAATTGTTTAATTATCAGTATTCTGTTCTGCTGGTTTGGTGATCAACTGTCATGACGCATAAAGTTTAGAAATGGATATTTAGTATTTGGGTGATCTTCACTGTAGAAAGTTTATAACTACTTTCAGCTTCTGTCTTTCTCCTAGGTTTCATCCAGAGAATGTACAAGAATTTCTTTCTATCAAGAAGACAAAGAGTGAAGGTTGGAAATGTGATGTAAGTAATACTTCagcactttttgttttttcagataGATACTATGTTTTGTGACTTGAATACTTAAGTGAAAATATGGTATGTGTTTCTGT is a window encoding:
- the ZBTB41 gene encoding zinc finger and BTB domain-containing protein 41 codes for the protein MKKRRRLAANLNEKVHLGHEKDTAEQILVVDCAQEIVSKSAEIPPADQLESSQELSPSSEQRKLLSSLQYNKNLLKYLNDDRHKHPSFCDLLIIVEGKEFSAHKVVVAVGSSYFHACLSKNPSTDVVTLDHVTHSVFQHLLEFLYTSEFFVYKNEIPLVLEAAKFLDIIDAVKLLNNESVSNVQTDVVTDAPRPVETLNELTGKLLNSHQCTFCGRSFCYKKSLENHLAKAHRSLSLERKHGLKMVEKADFSTRRSTRNRKCPAKFDNSDNESGDASDSNLEKVSSDKETSDRSEFEDSESECNADEEGQEEEMSGEDSESEEQSEKEQNDTEEGSEAVDSVGNIPEGLAPVIIQSSSKKLLQCPKCDKKFDRIGKYESHTRVHTGEKPFECDICHQRYSTKSNLTVHRKKHSSDADFHKKEHKCPYCNKLHASKKTLAKHVKRFHPENVQEFLSIKKTKSEGWKCDICKKSFTRRPHLEEHMILHSQDKPFKCTYCEEHFKSRFARLKHQEKFHLGPFPCDICGRQFNDTGNLKRHIECTHGGKRKWTCFICGKSVRERTTLKEHLRIHSGEKPHLCSICGQSFRHGSSYRLHLRVHHDDKRYECEECGKTFIRHDHLTKHKKIHSGEKAHQCEECGKCFGRRDHLTVHYKSVHLGEKVWQKYKATFHQCEVCKKVFKGKSSLEMHFRTHSGEKPYKCQICNQSFRIKKTLTKHMVIHSDARPFNCQHCNATFKRKDKLKYHIDHVHGSKAAEEALTSSSEEKLVSLPVQYTSDDKVYQTEAKQYVEQSKAYQSEAKTLLQDVSTEVCVPVTLVPVQMSDPQADLVQHTTQSHGILPPQPEQTDYQRATDLSFLEKYTLTPQPANIVHPVRPEQMLDPRDQSYLGTLLGLDTAPTVQNISNNEHS